DNA sequence from the Pleurocapsa sp. PCC 7319 genome:
GAAGATTTCTATTGTCCCTCGTGGTATTGGAGCATTAGGCTATACATTGCAACTACCAGAAGAAGATCGTTTTTTAATGATTGAAGACGAAATTCGTGGTCGTATTGCCACTTTATTGGGAGGACGAGCTGCTGAAGAATTGATATTTGGTAAGGTATCTACAGGTGCCAGTGATGATATCCAAAAAGCTACCGATCTGGCTGAAAGATATGTCACTCTTTATGGCATGAGCGATCGCCTAGGACCAATTGCCTATGAAAAGATCCAGCAGCAGTTTTTAGAAGGGATTACCAATCCTCGTCGTCAAGTAAGTCCTCACCTCGCGGCAGAAATTGATCGTGAAGTGAAAGCGGTAATCGAAAATGCTCACCACATTGCCCAAGAAATTCTCCAAGAAAATCAACAACTATTAGTAACATTGGCTCAAATTCTCTTAGAACAAGAAATCTTAGAAGGAGAACAACTGCGATCGCATCTCGCTCAAGCTCAGAAAACAGTCGCCATTGAAAAATGGTTGCAAACGGGAAAGCCAACACGAAATAATTTGCTTGCTCCTCAACTTACTCACAATGGCAAACCAGCAAAATTATCTAAGCTTTGACGCATTCAAACTGCATCCCCAGATTTTGCGAAAGGCAATAGGCATTGGTGACAAGTTAAGGGTGTGTGTTGTTTGTCAACTAGTTTTGAGTAACGAGTAACGAGTAACGAGTAACGAGTTTTGTCACTAAAATAGTCTTTTTGTACTATGAATTATTCTCTAACCTTGAATCTACATATAGTTCTAAAAAATAAATAAGACACTATATATAGTAGTTGACTTAATGCAAATTAGCTTAACTTGTCACGGTTGGGCAATAGGCAATAGGCAACCTAGGTGAATCTAAGCTTCAACTTCAGGAGTAATCAGTAATCAGTAATCAGTAATCAGTAATCAATCAGTAACTTCAGCTCTAGATTATGCTAATTTTGGAAAGCTTAACTCCTTGACGCAAAATCCTACTTTTGAGAGCGCCTTTTGACAGCGTTCAGGACTAGGATCTCCAGCAACAATTCTTCTATTGAGGCGGCTGGCGATCGCCAGCATCTCTTGATCGGGTAGCCAGGGCAAAATTATAGTGTCTCCTTCTGCTGACAACAGAGATATTATTTGTTCGATTAGCCCATTACGAAGAGAGGATTCTGGAAGCAAAATTAAATTGTGCGCTTTCTCAATCAACCAATCGTGGTCCCAGTCATTGGAAGTAACTGCTAGAGCCAAAGTTGCTTTTTGCGATCGATGGTAAAATTCCGGTAAAGCAGTGTCTCCACAAAATAAGACGTTGTTCTCATTGAAAAGATACCAACAGCCCGATTTAATCTCGATTTGAGTTGGTGTCATGATTGCTTCAGATCTCGAAGATATATCCAGCTGCTCAATCGCAGTTGTTGATATTTCTGCTGCCTTGGGAATGATTTGCAGGACTTTTTGCGAAACTGGGAGAATTGACTGCGGTTTTTTGACTAGATCAGAATTTTTGGTGGCTGTCAGCGCCTGACTAATTTCTCTGTGAGTGATTTTTTTACCTTGTTGAGCTTTGGCTAAAAATTCGTGACGGATTGACTTGGGAGTTGAGGGTGCTGCTAACTTATAAAGGGCAGAGGTAGCAATATCCAGTTGATAAAAATTGGTAGTTTCACTAAAAGCTTCATAGACATTGATAAAGTTATAAGCAGTACGCCGACTCCAACCAAATTCTGCTGACAACCAACCTTCAAATTGACCATGTTCCAGTTGCGCACGAACTTGAGTCAATTTCTGTCCAACTTCCCAGACATCTTGAGCTGTGCGGCGCAAACGCTCCTTAATCTCCCCTGTGTATTGTAAAATAACGGCTCTTTGTTGGCGAGATAAAATTTGATAGTTAAAACCAGCAACTGAATGTGTGCTTTTTTGATTAGATATCAACACCATGTGATCAGATTATTTTTGTTCGTGTGAGTGAAAAACTGGGATTTAATGTGTAAGTCTGATTAACTTATCTATTTTAATATTTGTCTATTACGTTTTACTCTGTCAATAGCCATACTTCATCAGTAGTACTACTTAATTTATCAAGGGATAATTAATTAATTTAGTTTAATACTTCTTCATTAATGAAAAAAGAACTAAAAAGCTTCCCTTAATTCAATAACTCGATTTAGTATGAGTATGCTGGACAAAGGCTTGAGATAACTTCTATATTTTATGCCTCTTGAAGGATAAAATGGTTTTTTCTCAAATTTCTTAAGCTTAACAGTTAAAACAAATATTTAAAATAAGACTAAATGAAATTTGTCTCAGATCCTGATATATCCGTCAAAATTGAATTAATGAAACGTCGGATACGTTGGCAAGAACCCGCAATTAAAGCCAGAAAAATTGCTCAAACTAAATTAGTAATTAATGACAACAATAGCGATAATCCGGAATTTTCTTTTTTAATTATTGGTGATAGTGGCTGTGGCTCGCACCTTAAACATCATCCTCAACGAAAAATAGCCGAGATGATGTTGCAGCATCAATCAGACTCCAGTTTTATTCTTCATACTGGAGATGTTGTTTATCAGGTAGGTTCGAGTGAATACTATCAGCAAAATTTTATCGATCCTTATCGTGAGTTTTTAGTTGGTAGTGAGCATCCCCAGCAGCTTGAATACGATCAGTTAACTTTCAAATTACCTTTTTTTCTGGTTCCTGGCAATCATGATTATTACGATTTGCCTCTAATTTATGGTATTTTGGCCCAAGCAACTTGGCTACCCCGTCGTTTTTTGAGGGGTCGAATCGATTTAGATGTGGGTTGGCATGGTTCTCATAAAGGAGAAACCTATGCTAGAGCTTTTTTAGATTACTTAATTGATCTTAAAGTAAAAGCTAATTTAGAACAGTATTTAGATACACACTATACTGCGACTTATAATGGCGATCGCTGCTTAGACTATCAGCCAGGTAAATTTACCCGTTTACCCAATCGTTACTATACTTTTCGCTATGGTGGCATTGATTTCTTTGCCTTGGATTCCAATACTTTTAATCAACCCTTAGCCATACCTGATACAGCAGAGGGAGAAACTCAAAAAGCCAAATTATTAGAGCGTCAAAGTGAATTAGAAAATCGAGAACAGCAGATTCAGGAAGCGATAGACAAACTAAATCGTGAAAAACCCGAAGAGGCCGACCAAATAGACGATTATTATGCCAAATTAGAGCATATTGCCGAAAGTCAACAAGATATTAATAAACAGTTGAATCAACAGTCAGAAACAACTGATTGGGAACAATTAGAATGGCTTAAAGACAGTTTAGTAGCTTCCTGGCAAGATCCAGCAGCCCGGGGCAGAATTATTTTTTTACACCATCCCCCTTACGTAACCGAAACTACGAAATGGAATCAAGGGCAGACTTTGGCAATCCGCGATCGCTTGCGTCAAGTATTTAATGATGCAGTTAAAGAAATAGGTAAATTACCTGAAGGACGTTCGGTAGTGGATCTAGTTTTATCAGGTCATGCTCACTGTCTGGAGCATCTTTACACCAAAGATACTGGAGCTGCCGATTCTTATACCAACTGGATTATTTGTGGTGGTAGCGGTCACAGTTTGCGTCGTCAGCGAAGAGAAGGCACAGTATTATTTCAAAATGCTGATTTAAATTCTCAACCCATTGGTCAATCACACTTGTATGTTGGACGTTATGGTAAGGGGAAAGAGCGAAAACGTCCCTATTCTTATTTAAGTATTAAAGTTCAGGCTGGCGATCGACCTCAATATATCGTCAATCCCTATATCGCTGAATGGTATAAACGTCAATGGAATGAATACGCCCTCGATCCTTTTACAATCGGAGGTATGCCAGAAAAAAGTTAGTGTCAAGAATTAACAGCATACTCTTCCTCTAATAGCTCTAGTAGCTTTTCTTCTAAGGTAGTTAGATAAGGTCGGTTTAATTTAGCTAGTCCATTGAGAATCCAGAAGGCAGCTTGGTCTAGAGAACCTGTTTCATATAACTTAGTCATCCGTACACCTATGTTTTCCAGTGCTTGATATTGTTGAGCGTCAAAGCCTAAAGATTCCAAATTCTCAATTGGTACTTCAAACTCATCTGACCAGGTATTAACCGTACAACTAGAGAGATATACTTGGTCGACAATACACCAACACCCTCCTTTGCCTTTGAGTTGTGAATTATCTCGAACCACGAGGCGACAAATTTCACCTGAAGTAAAAGGGTTGACTAAATTTTGCTCCGCGGCTTGATGAAGACGCACAGCTTGGGCAACAATGGAGCTTGTAGGAACTTGATTGTGGGCTAAATCAACTGCTTCTTGCCAAACTTGAACTTGTACATCATCCTTTAGCTTGGCTTTGATGATGGGACGTAATTGTCGTTGACGAGTTGGCAGGGGTACTTGCCGACCATTGGTCGGCAGATTATCAAGTAAGTTCTGATAAACTTGGGCTGCTGTCATTTTGAGATAGGCATAATCTCGACTATAGCCAAATACATCTTGACAAAACTCTTCAAAGCTGAGGTGAGTGCTTCTATAGAGCCGTAGTTCCTTCAGTTGAGTTAATGCCATCCCGGCAGTATAAAAGGCACTTCTAACTTGATTTTCTAGTTGAGAACGTAAATCTAATTCTGGTGAACTCAAAGGAGTGAAAACGGGAATTGTCCCCACATAATAGTTGGTGGAGGTAGATTGGCGTTGTCTCGATTTACTCACGATTGTCTTACCAAAGAAAAACCTATTTGAGCTAATTGTACCGTTTTTGCTGCCGGAAACTAGTCTTCTCGGCAGTAAAATATTCTTAGTATCCCATATTGTTTTATGCCGATTATCAAACGGAATTACCATTATCCCGGAAGTAGCCATAAACCTCCTCAATTATCTCGGTCTAACAGTAAAACTAAATTTAAAGCCCTGACTTTACCGACCACAGAGGCGATGAAGCAATGTTTTCGGCGATATCTGGAATTAGAAGTAGCAAATGGTAATGCTTGCCCTGATACCGTAGTGACTTATCAACGTCGAATTGATCGCTATCTAATCTGGTGTAGCGATCGCAATTTATCTCCAGCCTTAGTCAGTCGAGAGGAAATTTTAATCTACCGACGATATTTGATAGAAGTACGTCAGCTAAAGTCTTCTACTATTGCTCTGGCATTAGTAGTAATGCGCTCTTTTTATCATGCTTGTCTTCAACAAAATCTGATCAAAGAAAATCCTGTAGTCGGCGTTAATCCTCCCAGAGCCAAGGTTGATGTGGTCGAGCAAATAACCTTTCTTACTTTGGAGCAATTACAACATTTACTATCTTTGATTAGTAACGATAACTCAGTTAAATCATTGCGCGATCGCTTTTTGCTCAGTCTCATGGCATTAGAAGGATTGAGGACTGTAGAACTCAATCGAGCCAATCTTGGCAATATTAGAGGAAGTAAAAGTTCTACTTGCTCTCTTTCTGTTGAAGGAAAAGGAAAAATTAGAACTGTTCCCTTGCGCTCCGATCTGGCAGAGTTAATGTGGCGTTATTTAGAGGCCAGATTAGTAGCAGGAGAACAACAAACACCAAATTCTAGTTTATTTATTTCTCTCTCAAATCGTTTTTATGGTCGTAGATTATCCCGTCGAGGTATCCGCTACATAGTTGATGGTTATCTAGAACTTGCTCGATTAAAAGAAATCGACTCGGAGTCATCTCGGTCTTGTCATAGTCTGCGTCATACCGCAGGAACCTTAGGATTAGCTGGTGGCGCAAGTCTCAGACAAGTTCAAGAGCTTTTGGGACATAGCGATCCTAAAACTACAGCAATTTACGCTCATGTTCTAGAACGACATGAGAATAATCCCGCACTTTGTATCGATGTAAAAATTTGAACCTGACCAAGTAATAACTGATGTCGTATATTGCAAAGTTTTGTAACAACTTGCGTGATCGCTAGGATTGTAATCGGAATAACTAGTAGAAGAGAACTTTACTTTTTGCCAGCTAAAGAAAAATTGATACTATCGTTCAATTTTTCTCGCAACAGCAGAAGTACTGTAGCAGTATTGATGTTTTACATCTTAGCGATCGCATTTTGTTGTTCAAATAAGGAATTTTATGCTAAGTAACCAATCAAATAAAACAGATGTCAATCAACATATAACTAATTACCAAGAATATTCTAGTTTCAGTTTTTCTGACCACAAGCAAAGAGTAGAAACTAGTAATAGAGCTGATTATAACCTTAATCTTGAACTAATTATCTACACTTTAGATCTTTTATTCTTTGAGATGTGCGATCAGTCTCTTGGTACAGCAGAAGTATTGATACTCAAAGGTGTATGGCAAAATAAAACTTATAGTCAAATTGCCATAGAAAACAATTATAGTGCTGATTATTTTACTAATGTGGCAGCTCCAAAGTTATTTAAAAAGCTTTCTAAATTAATTAAATGTCGTATTACCAAAAAAAACTGTCGCTCTTTAATTACTAAATATATCCTTGAATATATATCTACTAATCAGGAAAGCTCTTTAGCTCCAGGAACACAAATTAAAAAAAGTTCGAAGATGATGTCTAAGTATTATTCTAACTTCAAGCAAAAGAATAATCTTTTAAACTCTTCCTTTTTGAAGGATGCTATTTTCTTAGCGCAGGTTATTTAGAAAGTAGGTAAAAATAAGCAATTTGCCTAATAGTTTAAATCAATTTAAATTTAAGTTGTTAATTTAAATTTAGCTATAAGATCTATAGGATTGTAGATAAACTGAAAGTCCCTAAGGAAGTATCAACGGTGAATGAGTTTTCAGGTGATGATTTAAATAATAAAGATTATGAAGAATACCTTAGAAAATTGGCAGTTGAAGCTCAAAGATATCCATCTCGTAGTAGTCAAAGACAGCTAGCTATTAGTCGCTTGGTGAATGAAATTTGCCACTCACCTAAATTAGGTCATCCTCAACAAGGTTCTTGGGCATTCAATTTTTACGAAGATATTTATCATGAGGCATTACAAAAAACTCTACTAGAAGTTTGTCATCGTATCGAGCTTTATAATCCTCAAAATCCCGTAATGGCTTGGGTCAATTTTCGCTTGCAAAAACAGTTTATTAATGTAGTTAATGATTATCGTAAAAAAGGGATCACTAATATTCCCAAGGCTCAGCAAAAGGAGATGATTTGTCTTCCGAATTTAGATAATTTAGATAATTATTTGTCGGTTTCAGACTTGTCTAATGATGAAGAATTATTGCGACAATTTATTGAAAATGATCCAGAAAGATTAATGGGAGCTGAATTTGTCAAAAATCGACCATTTGTGACTTTTCAAGTATTAGCTAAAGCCAGGTTGATTGATAATCGTAGTTGGGCCGAAATTGCTAGTGAATTTGATATTGCATCAACAACACTTTGTAGTTTTTTTAGTCGTCGCTTAAAAAAATTGATGCCCTATTTCAAAAAGTATTTACAAGCATAATTATATGTTTGTACCCTTGAGCGAACAATTATGAATAAGTATTATCTTTAATTTTCCAACAATAATCAAACATGAAAGAGCTAACTTCAACTTGTACCTTCACCGTTTCTCTAGGTTATGCCGAACACAATCTAGCGCAGAAATATAGTCAGCTGCAAAATAGTGTCTCCAAAGCGAAGCAGGTGTATTTAAATATCTTAGCTATATGTGCAGTCAACTTTTATCTTCATTGCTTATCTATTGAAACTAGTTTGCTGGAAAGTGATAGTTTTAATCCTCTATTAGTTAAATTTATGGACGTAGCGGATATATCGTTACCACAATTAGGTCAGGTAGAATGTCGCCCAGTATTACCAGATGCAGAAAATTTAGATATTCCTCCAGATGTCCACTCAGATAGAATTGGCTATATTGCTGTCAGACTAGAACATTCTCTCAAACAAGCTGTAATTTTAGGATTCACTACTGCTGCATCTGCACACATCCCGCTAGCTAAGCTACGCTCCTTAGAAGAATTTCCTTCCTATTTAGCTCAGCTTAAACAGAGTTCATCTAGTTCGCAGTCGTCTTTAGTTTCTAATCAGCCACCTATTCAACTTCATAACTGGTTTGAGGGAGTCGTGGAAACCGGTTGGCAAATGATCGAAACCTTAATACAAGTTAAGTCCGCTCAACCAATAGTAGTGAGGGATATAGAGCAACTAGAAAAAAAGGTTAAACGGGCTAAAGCGATCAATCTAGGAATAGAATTAGACGATTATTCAGTGGTGTTGGCGTTAGTGCTAACTACTCAACCAGATGAAATGATTAATATTTTGGTGCAAGTGTATCCTCGCGCTGGAATACAGTATCTACCCAGTAATCTTCAATTAAAGATGCTTGACCCCTCAGGGAAAATACTTCAAGAAACTGTTTCTGGTAGTCTTCATAACTATGCTCAACTACGTAGATTTAGCGGTCATCAGGGCGATCGCTTTAGTATCGAAATCACTCTTAATCGGGTAACAGTTA
Encoded proteins:
- a CDS encoding DUF3102 domain-containing protein, with amino-acid sequence MVLISNQKSTHSVAGFNYQILSRQQRAVILQYTGEIKERLRRTAQDVWEVGQKLTQVRAQLEHGQFEGWLSAEFGWSRRTAYNFINVYEAFSETTNFYQLDIATSALYKLAAPSTPKSIRHEFLAKAQQGKKITHREISQALTATKNSDLVKKPQSILPVSQKVLQIIPKAAEISTTAIEQLDISSRSEAIMTPTQIEIKSGCWYLFNENNVLFCGDTALPEFYHRSQKATLALAVTSNDWDHDWLIEKAHNLILLPESSLRNGLIEQIISLLSAEGDTIILPWLPDQEMLAIASRLNRRIVAGDPSPERCQKALSKVGFCVKELSFPKLA
- a CDS encoding DUF1822 family protein; the encoded protein is MKELTSTCTFTVSLGYAEHNLAQKYSQLQNSVSKAKQVYLNILAICAVNFYLHCLSIETSLLESDSFNPLLVKFMDVADISLPQLGQVECRPVLPDAENLDIPPDVHSDRIGYIAVRLEHSLKQAVILGFTTAASAHIPLAKLRSLEEFPSYLAQLKQSSSSSQSSLVSNQPPIQLHNWFEGVVETGWQMIETLIQVKSAQPIVVRDIEQLEKKVKRAKAINLGIELDDYSVVLALVLTTQPDEMINILVQVYPRAGIQYLPSNLQLKMLDPSGKILQETVSGSLHNYAQLRRFSGHQGDRFSIEITLNRVTVKENFVL
- a CDS encoding metallophosphoesterase, whose amino-acid sequence is MKFVSDPDISVKIELMKRRIRWQEPAIKARKIAQTKLVINDNNSDNPEFSFLIIGDSGCGSHLKHHPQRKIAEMMLQHQSDSSFILHTGDVVYQVGSSEYYQQNFIDPYREFLVGSEHPQQLEYDQLTFKLPFFLVPGNHDYYDLPLIYGILAQATWLPRRFLRGRIDLDVGWHGSHKGETYARAFLDYLIDLKVKANLEQYLDTHYTATYNGDRCLDYQPGKFTRLPNRYYTFRYGGIDFFALDSNTFNQPLAIPDTAEGETQKAKLLERQSELENREQQIQEAIDKLNREKPEEADQIDDYYAKLEHIAESQQDINKQLNQQSETTDWEQLEWLKDSLVASWQDPAARGRIIFLHHPPYVTETTKWNQGQTLAIRDRLRQVFNDAVKEIGKLPEGRSVVDLVLSGHAHCLEHLYTKDTGAADSYTNWIICGGSGHSLRRQRREGTVLFQNADLNSQPIGQSHLYVGRYGKGKERKRPYSYLSIKVQAGDRPQYIVNPYIAEWYKRQWNEYALDPFTIGGMPEKS
- a CDS encoding tyrosine-type recombinase/integrase → MPIIKRNYHYPGSSHKPPQLSRSNSKTKFKALTLPTTEAMKQCFRRYLELEVANGNACPDTVVTYQRRIDRYLIWCSDRNLSPALVSREEILIYRRYLIEVRQLKSSTIALALVVMRSFYHACLQQNLIKENPVVGVNPPRAKVDVVEQITFLTLEQLQHLLSLISNDNSVKSLRDRFLLSLMALEGLRTVELNRANLGNIRGSKSSTCSLSVEGKGKIRTVPLRSDLAELMWRYLEARLVAGEQQTPNSSLFISLSNRFYGRRLSRRGIRYIVDGYLELARLKEIDSESSRSCHSLRHTAGTLGLAGGASLRQVQELLGHSDPKTTAIYAHVLERHENNPALCIDVKI